A genomic stretch from Marinobacter fonticola includes:
- the trpD gene encoding anthranilate phosphoribosyltransferase, which yields MDIKAALNRIVENLDLSTEEMKAVMRIVMNGEATDAQIGALLMGLRMKSETIDEITGATEVMRELVTGVTIETNNLVDIVGTGGDGANLFNVSSAASFVVAAAGGAVAKHGNRSVSSKSGSADLLEKAGINLNMTPEQVARCVEEIGVGFMFAPSHHGAMKYAIGPRKELGMRTLFNIVGPMTNPAGVKRQLIGVFTERLCRPMAEVLQRLGSEHIMVVHSKDGLDEISLANKTHVAELKDGQITEYDIAPEDFGIKSQSLVGLTVDSSEESLAMVQAALGRGHTENVDKARDLIALNAGAAIYVAGLASTVAEGVDLAQDAIGSGLAMGKMTELADFSHCF from the coding sequence ATGGATATCAAAGCTGCACTGAATCGCATCGTCGAGAACCTGGACCTCTCCACCGAGGAGATGAAAGCGGTGATGCGCATCGTCATGAACGGCGAAGCCACCGACGCCCAGATCGGCGCCCTGCTGATGGGCCTGCGCATGAAGAGCGAGACCATCGACGAAATCACCGGGGCCACCGAGGTCATGCGGGAGTTGGTTACGGGTGTCACCATCGAGACCAACAACCTGGTGGATATCGTCGGCACCGGCGGCGACGGCGCCAATTTGTTCAACGTTTCGTCTGCCGCCTCCTTTGTGGTCGCAGCCGCTGGCGGCGCCGTTGCCAAGCACGGCAACCGGTCGGTCTCATCGAAAAGCGGCAGCGCAGATCTGCTGGAAAAAGCCGGGATCAATCTCAATATGACCCCGGAACAGGTCGCACGCTGCGTAGAGGAAATCGGCGTCGGCTTTATGTTCGCGCCGTCCCATCACGGCGCCATGAAGTACGCCATCGGCCCGCGCAAAGAGCTGGGCATGCGCACGCTCTTCAACATCGTCGGCCCCATGACCAACCCGGCCGGCGTCAAGCGTCAGTTGATCGGCGTATTTACCGAGCGCCTGTGCCGTCCCATGGCGGAAGTCCTGCAGCGACTGGGCAGCGAGCACATCATGGTCGTGCACTCCAAGGATGGCCTGGATGAAATCAGCCTGGCCAACAAGACCCACGTGGCTGAATTGAAAGACGGCCAGATCACCGAATACGACATCGCGCCGGAAGATTTCGGGATCAAAAGCCAGAGCTTGGTGGGCCTCACAGTGGACAGCTCCGAAGAGTCCCTGGCCATGGTCCAGGCCGCACTAGGCCGTGGCCACACCGAGAACGTCGACAAGGCCCGCGACCTGATCGCCCTGAATGCTGGCGCGGCCATCTATGTGGCCGGTTTGGCGAGCACCGTTGCGGAAGGCGTCGATCTTGCCCAGGACGCCATCGGCAGCGGGCTCGC
- a CDS encoding phosphoglycolate phosphatase, translated as MRHLFNGQWPDTALFDLDGTLVDSAPDLATAIDAMLEATGRQPVGADRVRGWVGNGAQVLVKRALAGQFDYQTGTPFSDDDFQHALTLFFDTYSDMNGRLSSVYAGVEPFLKALVAENVRLGVVTNKPTAFTGPLLEKMDLHHWFKVSVCGDTLPVKKPDPEQIYHAVEALGGDMARTLMVGDSINDIQAAQRAGVPVVAVRYGYNYGGNIDDAGADIVVDSLVELL; from the coding sequence ATGAGACACCTTTTCAACGGCCAATGGCCCGACACCGCCCTGTTCGACCTGGATGGCACGCTGGTCGATAGCGCGCCGGACCTGGCGACCGCTATCGATGCCATGCTGGAAGCGACCGGCCGGCAGCCGGTTGGCGCTGACAGAGTACGCGGATGGGTGGGCAATGGCGCCCAGGTTCTGGTTAAACGGGCCCTGGCCGGGCAGTTCGATTACCAAACCGGCACACCGTTCAGCGACGACGATTTCCAGCATGCCCTCACGCTGTTCTTCGACACCTATAGCGACATGAACGGCCGACTGAGCTCGGTTTACGCTGGCGTTGAGCCCTTTCTTAAAGCCTTGGTGGCGGAAAATGTCAGGCTTGGCGTGGTGACCAATAAGCCCACCGCATTCACCGGACCGCTGTTGGAAAAGATGGACCTTCACCATTGGTTTAAAGTATCGGTCTGCGGCGATACCCTGCCGGTCAAGAAACCCGACCCGGAACAGATCTACCACGCCGTGGAAGCATTAGGCGGCGATATGGCTCGAACGCTGATGGTAGGCGACTCGATCAACGACATTCAGGCGGCCCAGCGAGCCGGCGTACCGGTGGTCGCAGTCCGTTATGGCTACAACTATGGCGGCAATATCGACGACGCCGGCGCGGATATTGTGGTTGATTCGCTCGTGGAGCTTTTGTAA
- the rpe gene encoding ribulose-phosphate 3-epimerase — translation MLPDLIAPSILSADFARLGEEVDNVLAAGADVVHFDVMDNHYVPNLTIGPMVCEALRKHGVTAPIDVHLMVTPVDDLIRMFIDAGATYITFHPEASAHVDRSLQLIKNGGCQAGLVFNPATPLHHLDYVMDRIDMILLMSVNPGFGGQSFIPGTLDKLREARQRIDASKRDIRLEIDGGVKVDNIREIAAAGADTFVAGSAIFNTENYTATIAAMREQLALGRSV, via the coding sequence ATGCTTCCCGATCTTATCGCCCCCTCGATCCTGTCCGCCGATTTTGCCCGACTGGGCGAGGAAGTCGATAACGTCCTGGCCGCCGGTGCCGATGTCGTTCATTTCGACGTTATGGACAACCACTACGTCCCCAACCTGACCATTGGCCCGATGGTATGCGAAGCCCTGCGCAAGCACGGCGTTACCGCGCCCATCGACGTTCATCTGATGGTCACACCGGTGGACGACCTGATCCGCATGTTTATCGACGCCGGCGCCACCTACATTACGTTTCACCCGGAAGCCTCCGCGCACGTCGACCGTTCCTTGCAACTGATCAAGAACGGTGGCTGCCAGGCCGGCCTGGTGTTCAACCCGGCTACGCCCCTGCATCACCTGGATTACGTGATGGACCGGATCGACATGATCCTGCTGATGTCGGTCAACCCCGGCTTCGGCGGCCAGTCATTCATTCCCGGCACCCTAGACAAGCTACGTGAAGCCCGACAGCGCATCGACGCCAGCAAGCGCGACATCCGCCTGGAGATCGATGGTGGCGTGAAAGTCGACAACATCCGCGAAATTGCCGCCGCGGGCGCCGATACCTTCGTGGCCGGGTCGGCTATCTTCAACACCGAAAACTACACCGCCACCATTGCCGCCATGCGCGAGCAGTTGGCCTTGGGCCGCTCCGTATGA
- a CDS encoding aminodeoxychorismate/anthranilate synthase component II, whose protein sequence is MLLMIDNYDSFTYNVVQYLAELGAEVKVYRNDEITIEQIEALNPERLVVSPGPCTPNEAGISLAAIRHFAGRLPILGVCLGHQAIGQVYGGNVIRAGQVMHGKTSPVFHADKGVFRGLNNPLEATRYHSLVIDKEQLPDCLEVTAWTRNGDGSVEEIMGVRHKTLPIEGVQFHPESIMTEQGHELLRNFLRMPSSAPEQAA, encoded by the coding sequence ATGTTACTGATGATCGACAACTACGATAGCTTCACCTACAACGTGGTCCAGTACCTTGCCGAGCTGGGCGCAGAGGTGAAGGTTTACCGCAACGATGAAATCACCATTGAACAGATCGAAGCGCTCAACCCGGAACGGCTGGTCGTTTCACCCGGCCCCTGTACGCCCAACGAAGCGGGCATTTCCTTGGCGGCCATTCGCCATTTCGCCGGACGTCTGCCGATTCTCGGCGTCTGCCTCGGCCACCAGGCGATTGGCCAGGTCTACGGTGGTAACGTCATTCGTGCCGGCCAGGTGATGCACGGCAAGACATCGCCCGTCTTCCACGCCGACAAAGGTGTTTTTCGCGGCCTCAACAATCCGCTGGAAGCGACCCGCTACCACAGCCTGGTGATCGATAAGGAGCAGCTTCCGGATTGCCTGGAAGTCACCGCCTGGACCCGCAACGGCGACGGTTCCGTCGAGGAAATCATGGGGGTGCGCCACAAGACGCTGCCGATCGAAGGCGTCCAGTTCCACCCGGAATCCATCATGACCGAACAGGGCCACGAGCTGCTGCGTAACTTCCTGCGCATGCCGTCCTCCGCCCCGGAACAGGCGGCCTGA
- a CDS encoding DUF3530 family protein, with translation MQQIKRRWRLLSIVLGALGTASVAAQTTEQAETEGNAGDVAKEAPATASPSRPFISTQLHSESLAAQFPGQAVWLDVGGDDRVLGLLEREIESPAKGAILILADEGQTADAALAGALRRPLASAGWAAMTLGLEPPPYPLVRARNQPPAAPKDAGEAVQSPEQGEGNATGSAETAGDAGSVIDVIDKADLDQLRQDYRDKLDAQIGAAIAHLRAQGYQRVALAGIGHGAAPVASSSLNGSGAGANEPQALIWVAPTVEAADLDALAGAQAAELQVLDLRSSRTPDRAANEHRSAVRRSGFRGYAQQQIAMQARPTAQDARQVASRISAWLQRRFVSP, from the coding sequence GTGCAGCAGATCAAGAGGCGTTGGCGCCTGTTGTCGATTGTTTTGGGAGCGCTGGGTACTGCCAGTGTGGCGGCGCAAACGACCGAACAGGCCGAGACTGAAGGCAACGCGGGCGATGTGGCTAAAGAGGCGCCCGCGACGGCGTCTCCGTCACGCCCGTTTATTTCCACGCAGCTGCACAGTGAATCTCTGGCGGCACAGTTTCCGGGACAGGCGGTCTGGCTTGATGTTGGTGGCGATGATCGTGTGCTCGGATTGCTGGAGCGAGAGATAGAGTCGCCGGCCAAAGGCGCGATACTGATACTTGCCGACGAGGGGCAAACGGCCGATGCCGCGCTTGCCGGTGCGTTGCGTCGCCCGCTCGCTTCAGCCGGCTGGGCAGCGATGACACTGGGACTGGAGCCACCGCCCTATCCGCTGGTCAGAGCGAGAAATCAGCCACCGGCGGCGCCCAAGGACGCCGGCGAGGCCGTTCAATCGCCTGAGCAGGGAGAGGGTAACGCGACCGGCTCGGCTGAAACGGCGGGGGATGCCGGGTCGGTCATCGATGTTATCGACAAGGCCGATCTGGACCAACTGCGCCAGGATTACCGCGACAAGCTCGATGCTCAAATCGGTGCGGCAATAGCTCACTTGCGGGCGCAGGGTTATCAGCGGGTGGCGCTGGCAGGTATCGGTCACGGGGCTGCGCCGGTGGCTAGCTCGTCGCTGAACGGCAGTGGCGCGGGTGCGAACGAGCCCCAGGCACTGATTTGGGTGGCGCCGACCGTCGAAGCAGCGGACCTGGACGCGCTCGCCGGGGCACAGGCGGCTGAGCTTCAGGTGCTCGACCTGCGCTCCAGCCGTACCCCGGACCGGGCCGCAAACGAGCATCGGTCAGCGGTGCGTCGTTCCGGCTTCCGGGGTTACGCGCAACAGCAGATTGCCATGCAGGCTCGGCCAACGGCGCAAGATGCGCGACAGGTGGCCAGCCGGATCAGCGCTTGGCTACAGCGCCGCTTCGTATCCCCGTAG
- the trpE gene encoding anthranilate synthase component I produces the protein MTPEQFADLTEAGYNRIPVQREVLADLDTPLSTYLKLANGPYTYLFESVTGGEKWGRYSIIGLPCREILRVQGDQITITRDGDVIETHTSSDPLAFVEDYQARFNSPDLPGLPLFNGGLVGYFGYDTVRFIEKRLANTCPPDKLGTPDILLMVSDEVVVFDNLRGKLHLIVHVNPSDTDGLADAERRLNALEDRLHRQTADAPVTPEALRGTQVDETDFVSGFTEERFKEAVGTIKNYVLDGDVMQTVISQRMSIPFAAPPLNLYRSLRVLNPSPYMYFLDLDDFHIVGSSPEILARVEDEQVTVRPIAGTRKRGATEAEDRALEAELVADPKEIAEHLMLIDLGRNDAGRVSETGTVRLTEKMAVERYSHVMHIVSNVTGRLLPDTSCIDVLRATLPAGTLSGAPKIRAMEIIDELEPVKRGVYGGAVGYLSWNGNMDTAIAIRTAVIKDETLHIQAGAGIVADSVPRLEWKETMNKGRAIFRAVAMALNAFDR, from the coding sequence ATGACACCCGAACAGTTCGCCGACCTAACCGAGGCCGGCTATAACCGCATCCCTGTCCAACGCGAAGTCCTGGCCGATCTGGACACGCCGCTGAGCACCTACCTCAAGCTGGCCAACGGTCCCTATACCTACCTGTTTGAATCCGTCACCGGCGGCGAAAAATGGGGCCGCTACTCGATCATCGGCCTGCCCTGCCGCGAAATCCTGCGGGTGCAGGGCGACCAGATCACCATCACCCGCGATGGCGACGTGATCGAGACCCATACCAGCAGCGATCCGTTGGCCTTCGTTGAAGACTATCAGGCACGGTTCAACTCACCGGACCTGCCGGGACTGCCGCTCTTCAACGGCGGCCTGGTCGGCTACTTCGGCTACGACACCGTACGCTTTATCGAGAAGCGCCTGGCCAACACCTGCCCGCCGGACAAGCTGGGCACACCGGATATCCTGTTGATGGTGTCCGACGAGGTGGTGGTCTTCGACAACCTGCGCGGCAAACTACACCTGATCGTGCACGTAAACCCCTCCGACACCGACGGGCTGGCCGATGCGGAACGTCGTTTGAATGCGTTGGAAGATCGGCTCCATCGTCAGACCGCCGATGCGCCGGTGACCCCGGAAGCGCTACGCGGCACCCAGGTGGACGAGACCGATTTCGTCTCCGGCTTTACCGAAGAGCGCTTCAAGGAGGCTGTCGGCACCATCAAGAACTACGTGCTCGACGGCGACGTCATGCAGACGGTGATTTCCCAGCGCATGTCGATTCCCTTCGCTGCACCGCCGCTAAACCTTTATCGCTCGCTGCGGGTGCTTAACCCGTCGCCCTACATGTATTTCCTCGACCTCGACGATTTCCATATCGTTGGCTCTTCGCCGGAAATCCTGGCGCGGGTCGAAGACGAGCAGGTCACCGTGAGGCCCATCGCCGGCACCCGCAAACGCGGAGCCACCGAAGCCGAGGACCGCGCGCTCGAAGCCGAGCTGGTGGCCGACCCGAAAGAGATCGCCGAGCACTTAATGCTGATCGACCTGGGCCGCAACGACGCCGGCCGGGTCTCGGAAACCGGCACCGTGCGCCTGACCGAGAAAATGGCGGTGGAACGCTATTCCCACGTCATGCATATCGTCTCCAACGTCACCGGCCGACTGTTGCCGGACACCTCCTGCATTGACGTGCTGCGTGCCACTCTGCCCGCGGGCACCCTGAGCGGCGCACCCAAAATCCGCGCCATGGAGATTATCGACGAACTGGAGCCGGTCAAACGCGGCGTCTACGGCGGTGCTGTCGGTTACTTATCGTGGAACGGTAATATGGATACGGCCATTGCCATCCGCACCGCGGTGATCAAGGACGAAACCCTACATATCCAGGCCGGCGCTGGCATCGTCGCCGATTCGGTGCCCCGTCTCGAATGGAAAGAGACGATGAACAAGGGCCGCGCCATTTTCCGCGCGGTCGCCATGGCACTGAACGCGTTCGACCGCTAA